In one window of Helianthus annuus cultivar XRQ/B chromosome 17, HanXRQr2.0-SUNRISE, whole genome shotgun sequence DNA:
- the LOC110868054 gene encoding B3 domain-containing protein REM10 isoform X1 — translation MSDQQESTPSFFKVIRYPSAGYLSLPNAFVRRYFNKIPKNPTLVTATGEHSWRMKLVKIGEDYCFAHGWDELVKDAGLCSRDVVVFWLMDSRIFRVSFLGANGCEKYVPVNKTSDVVKDDGKCHNDDANLCFERVFGHGSFKYYMLLPIKFVKAAGLEHKESVKLKDHEGIEWTMRLTAHGKKGSASVVYSLSAGWAMFRKHYKLSEGDVGTFTFDKQQGVINLTQLIKSKRPIKQETPMGAQSCYGDANVQIDDQWSPTEKPCSSGGAGVKVNKTNFAGDEYDDVVKDDGKCHNDDDANLCFERVIGHRSFGYYMLLPTKFVKAAGLEHKESVKLKDHEGKEWTMRLITARGKRGYSRVRYCLSAGWAMFRKHYRLSEGDVGIFTFDKQQGVINLTQLIKSKRPIKQETPMGTQSCYGDANVQIEDQWSPTEKPCSSGGASVKVKTEYESGPEMVVVKENRGRPPLKRFAEAKIEWVPEMMRKPKREVAPLEKPSKGGGVEVNAGMGAESVFRSKHVYF, via the exons ATGAGCGACCAACAAGAATCCACTCCTTCTTTCTTCAAGGTCATCCGTTACCCATCCGCTGGTTATCTG TCATTACCAAATGCTTTTGTGAGGAGATATTTCAACAAGATCCCTAAAAACCCCACACTCGTAACTGCAACTGGGGAGCATTCATGGAGGATGAAGCTTGTAAAAATCGGTGAAGATTACTGTTTTGCCCATGGATGGGATGAATTGGTCAAAGATGCTGGATTGTGTAGCAGGGACGTTGTTGTCTTTTGGCTTATGGACTCTAGAATCTTCCGTGTCTCTTTTCTTGGTGCCAATGGATGTGAAAAATATGTTCCGGTTAATAAAACCA GTGATGTTGTTAAGGATGATGGTAAATGCCATAATGATGATGCAAATCTTTGCTTTGAAAGGGTGTTTGGTCATGGATCTTTCAAATATTACATG TTGCTGCCGATCAAATTTGTGAAGGCTGCAGGACTAGAACATAAAGAGAGCGTAAAGttgaaggatcatgaaggtaTAGAGTGGACAATGAGGTTAACGGCACACGGAAAAAAAGGATCAGCGAGTGTCGTATACAGCTTATCAGCAGGATGGGCAATGTTCCGTAAGCATTACAAGTTATCAGAAGGTGATGTGGGTACATTCACGTTCGACAAGCAACAAGGCGTCATAAATCTAACTCAATTGATCAAGAGCAAAAGACCAATCAAACAAGAAACTCCAATGGGAGCACAATCATGTTATGGTGATGCGAATGTTCAGATTGATGATCAATGGTCGCCAACTGAGAAACCTTGCAGCAGTGGTGGTGCTGGTGTGAAGGTTAATAAAACCA ATTTTGCAGGGGATGAATACGATGATGTTGTTAAGGATGATGGTAAATGCCATAATGATGATGATGCAAATCTTTGCTTTGAAAGGGTGATTGGTCACAGATCTTTCGGATATTACATG TTGCTGCCAACCAAATTTGTGAAGGCTGCAGGACTAGAACATAAAGAGAGCGTAAAGTTGAAGGACCATGAAGGAAAAGAGTGGACAATGAGGTTAATAACGGCACGCGGAAAAAGAGGATACTCGAGGGTCAGATACTGCTTATCAGCAGGATGGGCAATGTTCCGTAAGCATTACAGGCTATCAGAAGGTGATGTGGGCATATTCACGTTCGACAAGCAACAAGGCGTCATAAATCTAACTCAATTGATCAAGAGCAAAAGACCAATCAAACAAGAAACTCCAATGGGAACACAATCATGTTATGGTGATGCGAATGTTCAGATTGAAGATCAATGGTCGCCAACTGAGAAACCTTGCAGCAGCGGTGGTGCTAGTGTGAAGGTTAAGACCGAATATGAGTCGGGTCCTGAGATGGTAGTGGTGAAGGAAAATAGGGGAAGGCCGCCGTTGAAGAGATTTGCTGAAGCTAAAATTGAATGGGTTCCAGAGATGATGAGGAAACCAAAGAGGGAAGTGGCGCCACTTGAGAAACCGAGCAAGGGTGGTGGTGTGGAGGTAAATGCTGGAATGGGGGCGGAGAGTGTGTTTCGAAGTAAGCATGTTTACTTCTAA
- the LOC110868054 gene encoding B3 domain-containing protein REM10 isoform X2, translated as MSDQQESTPSFFKVIRYPSAGYLSLPNAFVRRYFNKIPKNPTLVTATGEHSWRMKLVKIGEDYCFAHGWDELVKDAGLCSRDVVVFWLMDSRIFRVSFLGANGCEKYVPVNKTSDVVKDDGKCHNDDANLCFERVFGHGSFKYYMLLPIKFVKAAGLEHKESVKLKDHEGIEWTMRLTAHGKKGSASVVYSLSAGWAMFRKHYKLSEGDVGTFTFDKQQGVINLTQLIKSKRPIKQETPMGAQSCYGDANVQIDDQWSPTEKPCSSGGAGVKVNKTRDEYDDVVKDDGKCHNDDDANLCFERVIGHRSFGYYMLLPTKFVKAAGLEHKESVKLKDHEGKEWTMRLITARGKRGYSRVRYCLSAGWAMFRKHYRLSEGDVGIFTFDKQQGVINLTQLIKSKRPIKQETPMGTQSCYGDANVQIEDQWSPTEKPCSSGGASVKVKTEYESGPEMVVVKENRGRPPLKRFAEAKIEWVPEMMRKPKREVAPLEKPSKGGGVEVNAGMGAESVFRSKHVYF; from the exons ATGAGCGACCAACAAGAATCCACTCCTTCTTTCTTCAAGGTCATCCGTTACCCATCCGCTGGTTATCTG TCATTACCAAATGCTTTTGTGAGGAGATATTTCAACAAGATCCCTAAAAACCCCACACTCGTAACTGCAACTGGGGAGCATTCATGGAGGATGAAGCTTGTAAAAATCGGTGAAGATTACTGTTTTGCCCATGGATGGGATGAATTGGTCAAAGATGCTGGATTGTGTAGCAGGGACGTTGTTGTCTTTTGGCTTATGGACTCTAGAATCTTCCGTGTCTCTTTTCTTGGTGCCAATGGATGTGAAAAATATGTTCCGGTTAATAAAACCA GTGATGTTGTTAAGGATGATGGTAAATGCCATAATGATGATGCAAATCTTTGCTTTGAAAGGGTGTTTGGTCATGGATCTTTCAAATATTACATG TTGCTGCCGATCAAATTTGTGAAGGCTGCAGGACTAGAACATAAAGAGAGCGTAAAGttgaaggatcatgaaggtaTAGAGTGGACAATGAGGTTAACGGCACACGGAAAAAAAGGATCAGCGAGTGTCGTATACAGCTTATCAGCAGGATGGGCAATGTTCCGTAAGCATTACAAGTTATCAGAAGGTGATGTGGGTACATTCACGTTCGACAAGCAACAAGGCGTCATAAATCTAACTCAATTGATCAAGAGCAAAAGACCAATCAAACAAGAAACTCCAATGGGAGCACAATCATGTTATGGTGATGCGAATGTTCAGATTGATGATCAATGGTCGCCAACTGAGAAACCTTGCAGCAGTGGTGGTGCTGGTGTGAAGGTTAATAAAACCA GGGATGAATACGATGATGTTGTTAAGGATGATGGTAAATGCCATAATGATGATGATGCAAATCTTTGCTTTGAAAGGGTGATTGGTCACAGATCTTTCGGATATTACATG TTGCTGCCAACCAAATTTGTGAAGGCTGCAGGACTAGAACATAAAGAGAGCGTAAAGTTGAAGGACCATGAAGGAAAAGAGTGGACAATGAGGTTAATAACGGCACGCGGAAAAAGAGGATACTCGAGGGTCAGATACTGCTTATCAGCAGGATGGGCAATGTTCCGTAAGCATTACAGGCTATCAGAAGGTGATGTGGGCATATTCACGTTCGACAAGCAACAAGGCGTCATAAATCTAACTCAATTGATCAAGAGCAAAAGACCAATCAAACAAGAAACTCCAATGGGAACACAATCATGTTATGGTGATGCGAATGTTCAGATTGAAGATCAATGGTCGCCAACTGAGAAACCTTGCAGCAGCGGTGGTGCTAGTGTGAAGGTTAAGACCGAATATGAGTCGGGTCCTGAGATGGTAGTGGTGAAGGAAAATAGGGGAAGGCCGCCGTTGAAGAGATTTGCTGAAGCTAAAATTGAATGGGTTCCAGAGATGATGAGGAAACCAAAGAGGGAAGTGGCGCCACTTGAGAAACCGAGCAAGGGTGGTGGTGTGGAGGTAAATGCTGGAATGGGGGCGGAGAGTGTGTTTCGAAGTAAGCATGTTTACTTCTAA
- the LOC110868053 gene encoding B3 domain-containing protein REM17 translates to MATRSSSHPDQSSPSFFKVIRHPSAAHLSLPNAFVRRYLEKIPKNPILVTATGNHSWRMKFVKIGEDYCFAHGWEDLVNDVGLCSRDIVVFWLIDSFTFHVTFLGANGCEKHVPVIKTNDVDDGEYHDKNLWFEKVFGRKSLGYYMPLPVKFVKAAGLEHKQHVKLKDHEGREWPMGIIVQRYTSPKYGLSAGWAVFRKYHNLSEGDVGTFTFDKQQGVIKLTRLFKSKRPIKQETQMEEVNRNNGTHSCYGYGNGNVKIEDEWSPTEKPCGGGCHVKVKTESGSKMEVVKRKRGAPQLKTYANVKIEDGWVQEMVPPEKPSRGVGVEVNTEPEMESMFQIKRVVYF, encoded by the exons ATGGCTACTCGTAGCAGTAGCCACCCGGATCAAAGCTCCCCTTCTTTCTTCAAAGTCATCCGTCACCCATCCGCCGCTCATCTG TCATTGCCAAACGCTTTTGTGAGGAGATATCTCGAAAAGATCCCTAAAAACCCGATACTCGTGACTGCAACAGGAAACCATTCATGGAGGATGAAGTTTGTTAAGATTGGAGAAGATTACTGTTTTGCCCATGGATGGGAGGACTTGGTCAACGATGTGGGGTTGTGTAGTAGGGATATTGTTGTCTTTTGGCTCATTGATTCTTTCACTTTTCATGTTACTTTTCTTGGTGCCAACGGATGTGAAAAACATGTTCCTGTTATTAAAACCA ATGATGTAGATGATGGCGAATACCATGATAAGAATCTTTGGTTTGAAAAGGTGTTTGGTCGGAAATCTTTGGGATATTACATG CCGTTGCCAGTCAAATTTGTGAAGGCTGCTGGACTAGAACATAAACAGCACGTAAAGTTGAAGGACCATGAAGGAAGAGAGTGGCCAATGGGGATAATTGTACAACGATATACGAGTCCTAAGTACGGCTTATCAGCAGGATGGGCAGTGTTCCGTAAGTATCACAACTTATCAGAAGGCGATGTGGGCACATTCACGTTCGACAAGCAACAAGGCGTAATAAAGCTAACTCGATTGTTCAAGAGCAAAAGACCAATCAAACAAGAAACTCAAATGGAAGAGGTGAACCGAAACAATGGAACACACTCATGTTACGGTTATGGTAATGGGAATGTTAAGATTGAAGATGAGTGGTCGCCAACTGAGAAACCTTGCGGTGGGGGTTGTCATGTGAAGGTTAAGACTGAGTCGGGTTCTAAGATGGAAGTAGTGAAGAGAAAGAGGGGAGCGCCGCAGTTAAAGACGTATGCAAATGTTAAGATTGAAGACGGATGGGTTCAGGAAATGGTGCCACCTGAGAAACCGAGTAGGGGTGTTGGTGTGGAGGTTAATACTGAACCGGAGATGGAGAGCATGTTTCAAATTAAGCGTGTTGTTTACTTCTAA